One part of the Dioscorea cayenensis subsp. rotundata cultivar TDr96_F1 unplaced genomic scaffold, TDr96_F1_v2_PseudoChromosome.rev07_lg8_w22 25.fasta BLBR01000056.1, whole genome shotgun sequence genome encodes these proteins:
- the LOC120253346 gene encoding ABC transporter C family member 8-like: MFSLKNFQELFTWLCEGEFELGSSCVQRSMFDSLNLLFLLSFLLALLYVFRKRNNIHGRRSRGCVYVFGSILCAIASIIYFIACLLVKFKGNNKLLHQNWVNFAIRSIVWIGLAASLQLLINKFIKVLVLAWWVCFSVLESVIVAEMLFGGQSIQILDISSWPICLLLLYCAFDLARGDSHQNSSGADLDQHLLFEEAKVKTELEKAGFLSMMTFSWINPLLNLGYLKPLVLEDIPSLSSDDSAFVAANIFLCKWGNINKEKRSFTSNLIIRALARCYLKEMIQVGVYALLRTIAVVSLPLLVRAFVHLSSNEGKDTYQGVLLVVCLILVKLVESFSQRHWFFNSRRYGMRMRSALMAVVFEKQFKLSCIARRRHSMGQIVNYIAVDAYRLGELLWWFNMAWSLPLQLLLGIAVLFSSVGIGLLLGLVPLVLFGLANIPFAKRLQICQTHVVNAQDERIRATTEILNNMKIIKLQSWEDKFKNVIESIREVEFKWMKEAHIKKAYGSAFYWMSPTFISSLVFVGCSLMKSAPLDASTVFTVLATLRVMAEPTKMFAEVISMIIQAKVSMDRLNAFLQEDEFKHYDVVRISEGNSDASIRIHADFSWEENSTVLTLEKINLFVNRAEKVAMCGPVGSGKSSLLLAILGEIPKTSGLVESLWLDAYVSQTSWIQSGTIRDNVLFGKAMDNTKYQMTIKACALDKDIDSFEYGDLTEIGQRGLNLSGGQKQRIQLARAVYSDADIYLLDDPFSAVDSHTASYLFEKCINGALEKKTVILVTHQIDFLTETNKIMVMKDGKITQSGSYEELLKSGTVFEQLVNAHQSAMKELSTGNHVRKGKNQQTLSAHSNEKIHNVSNKALPKVQLTQEEEMETGNSRWKPYLDYVLIPKSSFLFAMVVFFQSLFIILQAISTFWLAFVTQLPKISDGMLIGIYSAFSILSAFAAFMRSLFGAHLALKASKAFFFGLLESIFKAPMQFFDSTPMGRILTRASSDMSVMDFQVPYSLVFTLVSAIEVIGTVTVMATVTWQVLIIAIPITFAAGQVQTYYLASARKLVRINGTTKAPLTNYAAETSNGVVTIKAFSMIQWFIENNLKLIDTDATMFFHTIASMEWALLRVEALQNLTIFTSAILFVLLPQGTITPGLVGLALSYALTLTTSQVYLTRWYCNLDNHIISVERIIQYMHISSEPPAILESNRPPFSWPSKGRIDLQDLQIKYRLNAPLVLKGITCTFPAGHKIGVVGRTGSGKTTLISALFRLVDPAGGRILIDGLDICTIGLKDLRLKLSIIPQEPTLFKGSIRSNLDPLGQYDDREIWEAIRKCQLEPVIRSLPALLDSSVSDDGENWSVGQRQLFCLGRVLLRRNKILVLDEATASIDSATDNIIQQVINQEFSGCTVITIAHRVPTVIDSQMVMLLSYGEVVEYDKPSTLMQCDSSFSKLVAEYWFNHKRNVV; this comes from the exons ATGTTTTCTCTAAAGAATTTTCAag AGTTGTTCACCTGGCTTTGCGAGGGAGAGTTTGAATTGGGATCTTCATGCGTTCAGAGGAGCATGTTTGATTCCTTGAATCTCTTGttccttctttctttccttttggctttgctttatgtttttcgAAAGAGGAATAATATTCATGGAAGGAGGAGTAGAGGATGTGTTTATGTCTTTGGTTCAATCCTTTGTGCCATTGCTAGTATCATTTACTTTATTGCTTGTTTATTGGTGAAATTCAAAGGGAATAACAAGCTTCTTCATCAAAATTGGGTGAACTTTGCGATTAGAAGCATTGTTTGGATCGGTTTAGCAGCATCTCTGCAGTTATTGattaataaattcatcaaaGTATTGGTTTTAGCCTGGTGGGTTTGTTTTTCTGTGCTCGAATCAGTTATTGTTGCAGAAATGTTGTTTGGAGGGCAAAGCATACAGATACTTGACATTTCATCTTGGCCAATCTGCTTGTTGCTCTTGTATTGTGCTTTCGATCTTGCTCGAGGAGACAGTCATCAGAACTCTTCTGGTGCTGATTTAGATCAGCATCTATTGTTTGAAGAAGCTAAGGTGAAAACAGAGCTTGAAAAAGCTGGCTTTCTTAGCATGATGACCTTTTCTTGGATAAATCCTTTACTTAATTTAGGCTATCTGAAGCCATTAGTTCTTGAGGACATTCCCTCTTTGAGTTCAGATGATAGTGCTTTTGTAGCTGCCAATATTTTTCTCTGCAAGTGGGGTAacatcaataaagaaaaaagatcaTTTACTAGCAATTTAATTATCCGAGCATTAGCGAGATGTTATTTAAAAGAGATGATACAAGTTGGAGTGTATGCTTTACTTCGAACAATAGCGGTTGTGAGCTTACCTTTGCTAGTTCGTGCATTTGTTCACTTGTCAAGCAATGAAGGGAAAGATACATATCAAGGTGTCTTACTTGTTGTTTGCTTGATCCTTGTGAAGTTAGTTGAATCATTTTCGCAAAGGCATTGGTTTTTCAATTCAAGGAGATATGGAATGAGAATGCGATCGGCTTTAATGGCGGTGGTGTTTGAGAAGCAGTTCAAGCTTTCTTGCATTGCAAGGAGAAGGCATTCAATGGGGCAAATAGTGAATTACATTGCTGTTGATGCTTATCGTCTAGGTGAGCTTCTGTGGTGGTTTAACATGGCATGGAGTTTACCACTGCAACTTCTTTTAGGCATTGCCGTGCTTTTTAGTTCTGTTGGCATTGGTCTTCTACTTGGCCTTGTTCCTCTTGTTCTTTTTGGTCTTGCTAACATTCCATTTGCAAAGAGGTTGCAAATCTGCCAAACCCATGTTGTTAATGCACAAGATGAACGGATACGAGCGACGACAGAGATCTTAAACAACATGAAGATCATCAAGTTGCAGTCTTGGGAAGACAAGTTCAAGAATGTGATTGAATCTATCAGAGAGGTGGAATTCAAATGGATGAAAGAAGCACATATCAAGAAAGCTTATGGAAGTGCATTTTACTGGATGTCTCCTACTTTTATCTCTTCTTTGGTATTTGTTGGATGTTCTCTAATGAAAAGTGCTCCTCTTGATGCAAGCACAGTTTTCACTGTTTTAGCAACCCTGAGAGTGATGGCAGAGCCAACGAAGATGTTTGCAGAGGTAATCTCCATGATAATACAGGCAAAGGTATCGATGGACCGTCTCAATGCGTTTCTGCAAGAAGATGAGTTCAAACATTATGATGTAGTCAGGATTTCAGAAGGAAATTCAGATGCAAGCATTAGAATCCATGCAGATTTTAGTTGGGAGGAAAATTCAACTGTTTTGAcacttgaaaaaataaatcTGTTTGTAAATAGGGCCGAGAAAGTCGCCATGTGTGGCCCTGTAGGCTCTGGAAAATCATCACTTCTTCTTGCCATTCTTGGCGAAATACCGAAGACATCTGGATTA GTCGAAAGTCTTTGGCTCGATGCCTATGTTTCTCAAACTTCATGGATCCAAAGCGGAACAATTCGTGATAACGTACTTTTCGGAAAGGCAATGGACAATACCAAATATCAGATGACCATCAAGGCCTGCGCACTAGATAAGGATATCGATAGTTTCGAATATGGAGACCTGACTGAGATTGGTCAGAGAGGATTGAACTTGAGTGGAGGGCAGAAGCAAAGGATTCAGCTTGCCAGAGCAGTCTATAGTGATGCAGATATATATCTTCTTGATGATCCTTTCAGTGCTGTTGATTCGCATACAGCTTCCTATCTCTTTGAA AAATGCATAAACGGGGCTCTGGAGAAGAAGACTGTAATTCTGGTGACACATCAGATTGATTTTCTGACtgaaactaataaaattatg GTTATGAAAGACGGTAAAATTACTCAGTCAGGAAGTTATGAAGAACTATTGAAATCAGGGACGGTATTTGAACAACTAGTGAATGCTCATCAATCTGCCATGAAGGAGTTGAGCACTGGAAATCATGTCCGAAAGGGAAAAAATCAACAAACTCTTTCTGCTCACTCAAATGAGAAAATCCATAATGTATCAAACAAAGCCTTGCCGAAGGTCCAGCTGACTCAAGAAGAGGAGATGGAAACTGGGAATTCGAGATGGAAACCATATCTTGACTATGTTCTTATTCCaaaatcttcatttcttttcgCAATGGTTGTGTTTTTTCAGTCGTTGTTCATCATACTGCAAGCAATATCTACATTTTGGCTTGCATTTGTTACTCAACTTCCTAAGATAAGTGATGGCATGCTGATTGGAATTTACAGTGCATTTTCAATCCTTAGTGCCTTTGCGGCTTTTATGAGGAGTTTATTTGGTGCACATCTAGCATTAAAAGCTTCGAAGGCATTCTTTTTTGGTTTGCTCGAGTCTATCTTCAAAGCTCCAATGCAATTCTTTGATTCGACTCCTATGGGAAGAATCTTGACCAGG GCATCTTCAGATATGAGTGTTATGGACTTTCAAGTGCCATATTCACTTGTTTTCACGCTTGTTTCGGCAATTGAGGTCATTGGAACAGTAACAGTGATGGCAACAGTAACATGGCAGGTCCTTATTATTGCGATTCCTATTACCTTTGCTGCAGGACAAGTCCAG ACATATTATCTTGCATCTGCAAGAAAGCTGGTAAGAATCAATGGCACAACAAAGGCACCTCTTACGAACTATGCTGCTGAAACATCAAATGGTGTTGTCACAATCAAAGCCTTTTCGATGATACAATGGTTTATCGAGAACAATCTAAAGCTTATCGACACCGACGCAACCATGTTCTTTCACACAATTGCTTCCATGGAGTGGGCTCTTTTGCGAGTGGAAGCACTTCAAAACTTGACCATATTCACCTCTGCTATCTTGTTCGTATTGCTTCCACAAGGAACCATAACTCCAG GGCTTGTTGGTTTAGCTCTTTCTTATGCTCTAACACTGACCACTTCGCAAGTGTACCTAACAAGATGGTACTGTAACCTGGACAACCATATCATCTCTGTTGAGAGGATAATTCAATATATGCACATTTCATCAGAACCTCCAGCAATTTTAGAAAGCAATAGGCCACCATTTTCATGGCCCTCAAAGGGAAGGATAGATTTGCAAGATCTTCAA ATAAAATACCGCTTGAATGCACCACTAGTTCTGAAGGGAATCACCTGTACTTTTCCAGCTGGGCATAAGATTGGTGTTGTTGGAAGGACTGGAAGCGGGAAAACGACACTGATAAGCGCTTTGTTTCGATTAGTAGATCCAGCAGGAGGGAGAATTCTTATAGATGGTCTTGACATTTGCACCATTGGCCTGAAAGATCTCAGGTTGAAGCTCAGCATAATTCCTCAAGAGCCAACCCTCTTCAAAGGTAGTATTCGAAGTAACTTGGATCCTCTTGGACAGTATGATGATCGAGAGATATGGGag GCAATACGAAAATGCCAATTGGAGCCAGTGATTAGAAGCCTTCCTGCCCTTCTTGATTCATCTG taAGTGATGATGGAGAAAATTGGAGCGTCGGGCAGCGGCAATTGTTCTGCCTGGGTCGTGTGCTCCTccgaagaaacaaaattttagtACTCGATGAGGCAACTGCATCAATTGATTCTGCAACTGACAACATAATTCAGCAAGTAATAAATCAGGAATTCTCAGGTTGCACAGTGATAACCATTGCTCACAGGGTTCCAACAGTTATAGACAGTCAAATGGTCATGCTTCTTTCCTATG GAGAAGTGGTGGAATATGACAAGCCTTCAACTTTGATGCAGTGCGACTCCTCTTTTTCCAAACTTGTTGCAGAATATTGGTTCAACCATAAAAGGAACGTTGTCTAa